The nucleotide sequence TCCGCATCCAATTTTTAGTTTAGGATCCGCACTTCCATCGACAAACAAGAATAGCTTATCAATCAAATTTGATTTTTGTTTACATCAGCGTCAAACAAGAGTAAGTGCATAGTAGGGGGTTCCTTTACGAGGCATTAACTATCTGTGGGGCTGGATGTTATTTCTCGAATCAAAAAGGTCCCAATTTGAAAATGCTTCACACTATAAATGTACGCGTCGCGCTCTGAACCAAATGAATCAGCTACTTTTTCATCATGGATGACAATAAATTGACCTCTGTATTTTTCAAACAGCATTTGCTCGTTTAAAAGGAAAAAATTGTTTTGTTTATTGAGAAGTTCGCCCATGATATTCAATTGGAATAATGATCCATAGGTTAGTATACGGTGAAAAATCTTAATTATCGGAGTTTAGGTCATTTATATTATTATCAGATTTATTTTTAAGGGCAACTCAGTCACACCTAACCTCAGACTTGTAGCGTATACAATGTTGAATTTGTTACCTGGAAAAATCCTTCCTGAAACTTTATTTGGTCCACTTTAAAGGAGGTACTTTATCTTCCTGTGAAGAGCATTTAATCAAGATATTCAACCGTTTTTCACGTGTTTCTTCTCTTTTAGCACTCATCACCCACCAGATAGATTGTTTGCGATAGGATGGTGCGAGCTTTTCGTAAAAGAAGTTCCAGGCTTTCTTGTTCGCTTTTAGCTGGCTTTCGTAAGCTTTGCTCAGCTTTACATTCTTCTGCTCGAATGAAGCATTGCCGGAGTTCTCAGGTTTACGCTTTTGGTATGCTGCAATACCAGCAGGCATGAGTAGTTTTTCTTTTTTAAGTTCCTTTATCTTCCTAATGTTCACGTGACTCCAATGACTATTGGGTTTGCGTGGAGTGAATCTAACTTGATAGGCTTCATCGTCAAGCTTTCTGCGTATACCATCAATCCATCCAAAACAGAGGGCTTGATCGACTGTATCAGGCCATGTAACACTCGGTTTACCTGTTGCTTTTTTGTAGTAGCCAACCCATAATTCAGTTTTCTTTTCATGGTTTTCCATTAACCATTTTCTGAAATCATTAGGCTCTGGAAAAAAGGTAGCCATGATTAAAATGGCAGAAGATCTGGTTCGATAAATTCTCTTTTGGCTTGCTTATCTGCAAAAACATTGAAGCCATAGTGTTGACTTAATAAGTCTTTGAAGTTAGTTGTCAGTCGAGGAAACTCTTTCATCAAACCTGAGAAACTATCTGTCTTAGACCTTCGCATAAAGTGATCCATTGCCTTTACTGAAGCAATGGTCACCGTTTTGTTAAACTTATCAAATACTCCCAAAGATTCTGCGTAACCTTTGATTTGATCACACATGTTTTTCTCAGCCTGTTCACGTCCATATTTATGGATATGAATGTAGGCAAGTCTCAAGTGCGCTTCATGTGAAAATAACCTGGGCTTCAATTCAAAAGCCTCGAATTGTTTCTCAAATTCTTCGTCAGAAAGTTGTGAATGGTCCTTGATCAACATATCGCAAATTTATCTTTTTATGAGATTTAAACTTTTAAACGGGTTTTGAAGATCAAGGATTAAAGGTAGTTATTCTTCAGACTTTGTTTTGATGTAGCTCACTAGTCGTATCAGACCTATAGACTTGCCAATCTTCCATTGCATTCCTGCGACTATGCCGTGCATAGCAATGAGCGTCCTGTCTACTTCCCCGCTTGTCGCTGAATAGAATTCATCGATCATCTTTTTTGTATGAGAATACCCTTCTTTTTCAAAAGAATTTAAAACCTGAATGGCGAGTTCCTCAGAAGTTATAATCCTGAACTTAGGAGTATAGCCAAGCTGCTGGATCATGGTTTCTGCAAGCTTCCAGGTAGACCATGGATTTTGACCAGTGACTAGATTGCCATCGTGGCTCACGTTTTCCAAATACATGATTCCATCATTAAATAGGGCGCCATTGTCTTCAAGTTTTGCTTGTAATAGAAAAGGGAAGATGACCTTCGCGTCCGGTATCAGAAACAGCTCTTCTTCATTGGTGAAGCTTGTTATTACTTTGTTTTCTAAGAGAGATTGCCCATTTTCTAACTTAACGTTTACCAATGCAGCGGGACCATGACAGACCGCACCAATAACTTTATCTGATTCGTAGTATTTCTGTACTATGCTCTGGATGTGTTCATTATCAGGAAAATCATACATGGCTCCTTTTCCTCCTACAAAATAGATCGCTTGATAATCTTCGGGATTGACGTCTGCTATTGGAATAGTATTGCGGGTCTTTCTCTGAGCTTCTGGATCATTCATAAATGCATAATCGTAAGCTCCCATGTCATCATTATCTATGATTACAGGAGGTTCACCTCCAAGAGGACTTGCAACATCCACCTCAAAGCCATTTGCCTGGAATACATAATATGCTCTGGATAATTCGGTTAGTTCATATCCGGTGGCTTTGTTGCTGCTTCCCATAATGTTTGTACTGGTTACCACAGCAAGAATTTTTCCTCTTTTGGGTACGATGTTCTCAGAGAGGTAAGGAAGGTCGTTGAGAGTTGTCTGTTTTATACTTTGATCGAACTTTGGAATAAGGTTCATAAACCAAACACCTAAAAGAACAACAGATATGATTAGGCCGGTTATGCTGATGACAGACCATTTGACAATTTTTCTAACGCTTTTTTTCATGTTCATTTTATTTTGATGAGGACAAAAAAATGAACCTATAGATACAAAAGCTTCTGAAATGATCTTTTACTCTGATGAAATGATCATTTCATCAATGCTTGACGATATTGTTGGGGTGTTTTGCCCATGGTCTTTTTGAATGCTGCATTAAAGCTAGAGATACTGTTAAACCCTACTTCAAATGCGATGGATGCGATCTTTCTATTCTGATAGGTAGCATTGTCCAGCAATTCCAAGGCTTCTTTGACACGTTGATTATTTACAAACGCATTGAAATTCATTTGACTCCTTTTATTGATAACGAGCGAGAGTATTTGGGTGCTAATGTTTATCTCTTGACTCAAAGATTTTAGGGAGAGGTCGGTGTTTCTGTATTGTTTGTTGTGTATCACAAGTTGTTCTACCTTTTGGTATAGGACGTCCATTTGCTCATCTGTAACAGGAGTGGTCTTGTATTTTGCAAAATCTATTTTCTGCAGATAGCCTTTCTGTATAGCAATGAAACTAATGAGGTATGCAACGAGAGAGTAGAGCAAAGGTCCCATCACATAAGGAACTTGCTCATCAAATAAGTTAAGAACATAGGCAAACCAGATGGTGAGCAATCCAAATAAGAGCAATCGTAACCACTTAATTACGTCCTCATTTGCCCCCTCTTTCTTCTTCTTGGAAATGGCCGAATTGCTAACAACCAAATAGATCAGGTAGTGTAGATAATAAGTAATGAAAAGAAAAAAGAATAGAATCTTTGGTAATGTCTCTAAATCATTTGCATCGATCCAAAATCCAAATAGAATTCCCAAGAATGAAGGAATGAAATGAATCAACTGCTTTCTGCGTATCTGGAAAGTACTATCTAGACAGGATGCCGTGTATAGATAGAACAAAGGGCCGATGGTCATCAATGTTCCCAAACCTATAAAAATAAATTTGATGTCTAGGTTAGGAGTGAATTCAAGAAAGATGGATTTTCCCACTCGGAATGATAAAATGAGGAGTAGTAGACTAAAGATTTGATTGGAAACTCGATTGCCAGCTTTATATCCCCAAAGAAAGATTGAGAGGAATAGTCCATGAATTACTCCAAGGCTACTAAGGATGATTAAAAAAAGATGACCTGCAGACATGCAGGAAAATTAACGAAAGACGCGTATTCAGTCAGTCTTTAAGTGGAAAATGAGTGTGATTTTGATAAATACCTCAATAATTGAGGTATTTATTTTCAATATATCATAATTTGATGTATTGTTGCATTATGTATTCTAAAGAACTCCTAAAAGGAACACTGGAAGTGATTGTACTACAGTTACTCTCCGAACACGATAAGATGTATGGATACGAGCTTTCGCAGAAGGTGAAAGAGCAAACAGATGGAAAGATTCACCTGAAGGATGGATCGCTTTATCCAGCCCTGCATAAAATGACGAAGGATGGCATTTTGACTTTCGAAGAGGTGAGTATTGGGAAGCGTGTGCGCAAGTACTACAAGCTCACTCCAAAAGGAGAGGAGCAAAAGGAGACCTTATTGGATGAAATGAGAGACTTTATTCGGACCATTGAGAAAGTGGTATTTAATAACATTAATCCCTCTCCGGCTCTATGATTAATGAAGAGTACATCGACAAAATCATTGAAGAAGTTCATGCGAGTTCAATCAAAGACAAATCACTGAAAGATGATCTGATCGACCATTTGAGTTGCCTGGTTGAGATTGAAATGAAGAACGGAAAATCATTCGAAACAGCTTATTCAAAGGCTTTCAACCAGACCGCTCCAAACGGACTGGATGAGATACAACAAGAGACTATTTTTTTGTTTAATTATTCTAAAATCATGTTTATGAAACGACTTACGTACACAACAGGATACCTATTTGCCTTAGCAAGTATTGTGGGTATCTTTTTTAAAATGATGAATTTACCTGGAGCTACCACACTGGCATTTATTGGAGGAAGTGGACTTGCGTTTATTTTCCTTCCACTATTGCTAATCAATAGGTATAAGACCAAAGCTCATCAAGTACTCACAGAGAAAATGAAATGGATACTGGGAGTGCTGTCAGGTATGTTATTCATGCTGGCTTCTTATATGAAAATCTTTCACTTACAGGGGGCAGCATTTATGTTAGGAATAAGCTTTCTCGTATTCGGTTTTGGATTTTTACCGTTCCTTTTTTTCAGGATGTACAAAAAATCTGTGAATGAACTCTGAGGTCAGGGACTAAACTCAAAGTGAAAGAGAATGCCTCAAAAGCCACATGAAACGTCATAGCGAACATGTGAAGCTATCTCAAATGATTTAAAGGCATTTTTCTTTCATGAGATCGCTTCGATTTCTCGCAATGACGGCTTTTGAGACACCTTCTTTTTTTTATCATCTTAGATTTACCGGATGATAAAGCAAACCGAACTAAAACTCAATCCTTACCCAAGAGGCTTTCATTTGATAACGAATAGCATTTTGAATGTGATCGACATCAGTAAAATTGAATCAGGGTTGTTACATGTCTTTATCAAACACACTTCTGCAAGCTTGACAATCAATGAAAACGCTGACCCCACTGTCAGAGCAGATTTTGAAAGTCACTTCAATAAGTTTATTCCTGAAAATGCTCTTTACTACAAGCATGACTATGAAGGGCCGGACGATATGCCAGCCCACTTGAAGGCCAGCACTTTGGGGAGTTCAGTAACTATACCCATTACGAACGCACGACTTAACCTGGGAACGTGGCAAGGGATCTATCTAGGCGAGCATAGGGATCATGGCGGGAGTAGGAGTTTGGTGGTGACGGTTTATAGCTAATGGGAGAAAGTGATTCTATTCTACCTGTTTCAATTATAATGTTTAATAAACATTATGGATAAGAAACGAACGATATTACTCCCTAAAACACGCCGAATTATCGAGACGGTAGGTGAGCAAATAAAGTTGGCAAGATTAAGACGCAAGCTTAGTGGGGAAATGGTTGCAGAACGTGCCGGAATTGGGAGAAATACGCTTATTTCTATTGAGCAAGGAAAACCATCAGTAGGCATAGGGCATTATCTCAATGTGCTAAAAGTGTTGGGTCTTGAAAGCGATTTTTTGCTCCTGGCAAAAGACGATGAGTTGGGAAGAAAATTGCAGGATATTGGTATTTCTATAAAGAAAAGAGCCCCCAAAAGAAAAAAATGATAGGCCATTCTGGAACAAGTAAAGCAAGCAGTCTCGCAGTGGAGAGAGGTTGCCACCAAATACGGAATTTCTAAAACGAACCAGGGAATTAAAGCTGTGGCATTTCAAGGAGTGGAAATAGACTGACCTGTAAACCTCATTCATTCATAGCATTTGTTAGGGTGTGTTTTCCTCTATTTCAATTTTAAACTCAATTACTTCTGTTTCCTTTTCAGCAGGTAGCCTTAGATCATAGAATTCTTCAGCATTGATAATTGATCTAAAATTATGCAGCAAAATTTGCAAACACCTTTTTGTTTTTGAAGCTATCTCTGCAATTCTTTCAATATTCGTGTCTCTTGGAGACATCACATACCTTAAAAGATTGTTTTCTTTTTGTAGGGTGTTCATATGAGGTCTTACATTATCGGAGAATGCAGGCATCATCAAATATCCAGTATTTCCATATTGATTTTTGCCGGCATTCTTGAAGTTCAAACTGTCTAGTGCAACAATACTTGGTTTTTCAAATTCCCCTCTTTTGTCAAGTGCAACTTGCTCTTGATTATAATCGTCATAGGGCCGTAGAGCAATGCTAAGTCCATGTTTATATTGATTATAGAAGAATTGATGTTGTTTGTAATACTCCGTAATTTCTGCAATTATTAACCCAAGTCTGTTAACCCCTTCATTAATAACTCTAAGTGTTTCTTTTTCTTGCTCAGTATGATCGTCTTCTTCTGGGTAATTAGGGAAGTGAAAGTGTTCGTAGATAATCTTATTTTCGTTCTTGAACTTGACTATCAAATTCTCAACTTTACCAGCCTTATACTGGATAATATTTTTAATAAAGTAGTCCTTCTTTGATGAGGCATTGATCAAGGCGAATAGGTCTTCTATGTATTGAATACTATGCTGAACAGCATCAAATAGCAGTCCATTTGTTATTTCTTGAGCTATTGTCTTATCACCAGCTGAATTGTCTGTCTCTCTAACTAGATCTACTATATCTTGGAAAAAATCATATTTATTCGATAATTTTTTCTGAATGCTTAATATTTGAATAAACCTCCATTCAGAATAGTATGCAGATATAAATCTGTTAATCTGGTCTTTATTGGCTTTTTCTCTTTCCTCTTTGGTCATTTTCTTGATACACCCTAACAATAATGAAACGCCCACTATGCGCATTTTTCACCTTTCAAATTACGTTAAGTGGAGTTTTATTTCCAAATATGGGTATAACGCGAATCCGTTAACCGCATAGACGGTTCACATTACTTTTTCCTTCTACATCGCTCACTACAATATTTCACCTCATCCCAAACCTTCTCCCACTTCTTGCGCCAGGTAAAAGGCTTACCACATACAGCACAGGTCTTCATAGGTAAGTTTGGTTTCTTATGAGTCATGCTATTTGGGAAGCGTGAGAATTTCTTTCTTGATAAATGTTTCTAGTCCCTGCACCCTCACGTGATCATTTAGCTGAAAATCTTCTTCTCTGGGTACGATGATAAAGTTTGAAGAAGTATTCAGGTCTTGAATAGCAATCGTAAACCCTTTGGTCATCTTCGGGGCAGCCGTGTATTTGATTTCTACGGAGAGTATGGGCAGGTCACCTTTGGTGATTACCAGGTCGCACTCTGTCCCCTGGTGGGTACGGTAGAAATGATATCCGTATTTTCTGGGTAATAGTTGAGTGATCTGCTCAATCACATAACCCTCCCACGAATGACCTAAATATGGAGAAAATTCATAATCCTCTTGTGAAGAGATTCCCAATAGGGAGTGAAGTACACCTGCATCTCTCACATAGATTTTAGGAGACTTGATCAATCGTTTTTTTAGATTGGTGTGATAGGGCTGTAAGCGATGTATGAGAAATGCTCCTTCGATGAAATCAAGATAATTTCTCACACTTGAAGCACTGATACCCAGTGAACCGGCCAGCTGCTCGATGTTTAGGATATTTCCGTGTACATGAGCTAGCATTTTCAAGAGTTTGAGTAGAGATACGGAAGACACATTTAAGCCCAATGCCGGTAGCTCTCTGTTAATGTATGAATCGATGTAGCTACCTAGCCATTCGAAAGCGAGCGACTCATCTTTCTGTAAATAGCACTCTGGATAGCCGCCCACCAGTCTATGTTTGGCAAAATGATCGATCTCTGTAATGTTGAATGGAGCCAATTCATGATAGACAATCCTGCCAGCGAGAGACTCATTGCTATTTCGTAGTAGGTGAGGTGAGGATGAACCCAATAGCATGAATCTGCCGGGAACCCTATGCTTATCGATGGAAGATCGTAAAATCGGAAATAGTGAAGGTTTAACTTGTATTTCATCTAGTATGATACACTCTTCCAAATGCTCATCAAAATAGAGCTCTGGCGAACTTAGTACCGACAAGTCTCTTTCAGACTCTAAATCCAGATAAATAGTGGTTTTGTCATTTTCTTTAGTCAATGACTTCACCAACGAAGTTTTACCACATTGTCTTGGCCCAATAATACCGACACTCACAAAATTTTGTAGTGATCTTAAAATCGATGCTTTTTTATTTCTGCTAATCATTTACCATGAAAATCCACATCAAAGATACTATTTTTCATGAAAAAAATATATTTACCATGAAAATCCACATTTAAATTGTGGATTTTCATGGATAATGACGACTCGATCTAATCGAAATTGGGTATTTCTTCCGCTCTGGCGTATGGAAAAGTAGCTTCAGATTTTAGAGAGTAATAATTATTCAATCCTGAGATACCTGCCGTATTGTAAAGTGAAAGATCAATGTATCCTTTTTCATGGACGGCACCATCTGGAATGATGAGTTGTTGTATTTCTCCTATCATCATGACAGTTCCATTGATCTTTATCGGAAGCTCATCTACTAGTTTCATCCCCATTTTCAGATGACATTCTTTCACGAATGGTGCATGAAAATGATCAACGTATTCCTCTGAGAGGCCACAGCGTTTAAACTCGGATTCTGAACGATCAATTTTAGCAGAGGTATAGTGTGCTTTATCTGCTATAGTCGTTGGGATATGATTGATGGTATAGTATCCATTCTCTTGAATATTTTCATAGGTATGTCTGGGCACATCATCTGTTGGTCGCATGATGAATCCTATCAAAGCAGGATTGCTACCTAAATGGAATACGCTACTAAAAATGGCGACATTGGGTAGTCCATTATTCGATTTGGTTCCTATCAGGTTGGCAGGTTTAATGCCTGAAACTGAATTGATAATGTTGAGTCGTTTGACCCTGTCCAGATCTTCAATATCTTGTTTTGTTAG is from Marinobacter alexandrii and encodes:
- a CDS encoding PadR family transcriptional regulator, whose product is MYSKELLKGTLEVIVLQLLSEHDKMYGYELSQKVKEQTDGKIHLKDGSLYPALHKMTKDGILTFEEVSIGKRVRKYYKLTPKGEEQKETLLDEMRDFIRTIEKVVFNNINPSPAL
- a CDS encoding flavin reductase → MHLTKQDIEDLDRVKRLNIINSVSGIKPANLIGTKSNNGLPNVAIFSSVFHLGSNPALIGFIMRPTDDVPRHTYENIQENGYYTINHIPTTIADKAHYTSAKIDRSESEFKRCGLSEEYVDHFHAPFVKECHLKMGMKLVDELPIKINGTVMMIGEIQQLIIPDGAVHEKGYIDLSLYNTAGISGLNNYYSLKSEATFPYARAEEIPNFD
- a CDS encoding ATP-binding protein — protein: MISRNKKASILRSLQNFVSVGIIGPRQCGKTSLVKSLTKENDKTTIYLDLESERDLSVLSSPELYFDEHLEECIILDEIQVKPSLFPILRSSIDKHRVPGRFMLLGSSSPHLLRNSNESLAGRIVYHELAPFNITEIDHFAKHRLVGGYPECYLQKDESLAFEWLGSYIDSYINRELPALGLNVSSVSLLKLLKMLAHVHGNILNIEQLAGSLGISASSVRNYLDFIEGAFLIHRLQPYHTNLKKRLIKSPKIYVRDAGVLHSLLGISSQEDYEFSPYLGHSWEGYVIEQITQLLPRKYGYHFYRTHQGTECDLVITKGDLPILSVEIKYTAAPKMTKGFTIAIQDLNTSSNFIIVPREEDFQLNDHVRVQGLETFIKKEILTLPK
- a CDS encoding helix-turn-helix transcriptional regulator, whose amino-acid sequence is MSAGHLFLIILSSLGVIHGLFLSIFLWGYKAGNRVSNQIFSLLLLILSFRVGKSIFLEFTPNLDIKFIFIGLGTLMTIGPLFYLYTASCLDSTFQIRRKQLIHFIPSFLGILFGFWIDANDLETLPKILFFFLFITYYLHYLIYLVVSNSAISKKKKEGANEDVIKWLRLLLFGLLTIWFAYVLNLFDEQVPYVMGPLLYSLVAYLISFIAIQKGYLQKIDFAKYKTTPVTDEQMDVLYQKVEQLVIHNKQYRNTDLSLKSLSQEINISTQILSLVINKRSQMNFNAFVNNQRVKEALELLDNATYQNRKIASIAFEVGFNSISSFNAAFKKTMGKTPQQYRQALMK
- a CDS encoding DUF2256 domain-containing protein, with the translated sequence MTHKKPNLPMKTCAVCGKPFTWRKKWEKVWDEVKYCSERCRRKK
- a CDS encoding type 1 glutamine amidotransferase domain-containing protein, translated to MKKSVRKIVKWSVISITGLIISVVLLGVWFMNLIPKFDQSIKQTTLNDLPYLSENIVPKRGKILAVVTSTNIMGSSNKATGYELTELSRAYYVFQANGFEVDVASPLGGEPPVIIDNDDMGAYDYAFMNDPEAQRKTRNTIPIADVNPEDYQAIYFVGGKGAMYDFPDNEHIQSIVQKYYESDKVIGAVCHGPAALVNVKLENGQSLLENKVITSFTNEEELFLIPDAKVIFPFLLQAKLEDNGALFNDGIMYLENVSHDGNLVTGQNPWSTWKLAETMIQQLGYTPKFRIITSEELAIQVLNSFEKEGYSHTKKMIDEFYSATSGEVDRTLIAMHGIVAGMQWKIGKSIGLIRLVSYIKTKSEE
- a CDS encoding secondary thiamine-phosphate synthase enzyme YjbQ yields the protein MIKQTELKLNPYPRGFHLITNSILNVIDISKIESGLLHVFIKHTSASLTINENADPTVRADFESHFNKFIPENALYYKHDYEGPDDMPAHLKASTLGSSVTIPITNARLNLGTWQGIYLGEHRDHGGSRSLVVTVYS
- a CDS encoding helix-turn-helix domain-containing protein, with the translated sequence MDKKRTILLPKTRRIIETVGEQIKLARLRRKLSGEMVAERAGIGRNTLISIEQGKPSVGIGHYLNVLKVLGLESDFLLLAKDDELGRKLQDIGISIKKRAPKRKK
- a CDS encoding YdeI/OmpD-associated family protein, whose amino-acid sequence is MATFFPEPNDFRKWLMENHEKKTELWVGYYKKATGKPSVTWPDTVDQALCFGWIDGIRRKLDDEAYQVRFTPRKPNSHWSHVNIRKIKELKKEKLLMPAGIAAYQKRKPENSGNASFEQKNVKLSKAYESQLKANKKAWNFFYEKLAPSYRKQSIWWVMSAKREETREKRLNILIKCSSQEDKVPPLKWTK